TCATGAAGATCTAGTTGTTTATTCAGATTCTAGGGTTTTTATATTTATTGTTTAGAAGATTAGTTACTACCTGTCGCTATTTAGCTTTGTTTTAAAATTTGTGATGAGTCTATTAAATATAAAAGATCTTTTTTACATTTTTGTTATTTTATATATAAAAAAACTACATATATTTCAAAAAAGTCCATATCAAATACAAACCGAACTGATAAACATAGTTTTTACTTTTTACTCCGTAAGTATCAAAAAAAGAACAAAGAAAACAGAAGAGGAAATCAAAACTAGTAAAGTCAGACGTTCCTTTCCTTCTTTCATACATTCATGACACACTGATTATTATTCGAGGAATCAATTTAAGTCAATCTTATTCTTATCAAACAATTAAAAAAAAGTTTAAAAGTAGTTTCATTTGGAAATTTTGCACATATATTAAAAAAATTATCTAAAAACTCCATTTTATTCCTTGTTCACACATTAAATAATTTTTTTTAATTAAAACATTAAAATAATAAAGATAAAAATGAAACAAAAATAAAATTTTAAAACGACACTCTTTGCTAAACAGAAGGAATATCTAATAATATTATGAATGCATTTATTGAAGGATTAAATTTACGAAAATCTCATATCTATGACAACCTTATAAAATAACATAGAGAAATTCCGTATAATAGACTTAAAATTTTTTTTGTCACAAATATAGACCTTAAAAATAAAAATGACCAAAATAGATTTAAATGTTTTATCAAAAGAAATAAATACACACATATATCCATAGGGTTAATTAATCTAGAAATTAGGGTTTAGAGTTAAAGGGTGGAGTTTAGAGTTTAAGGTTTAAGGCTTAGCTTTTAGGGTTTAAAGTTTAGGATTTATGGTTTAGAGCTGAGGAGTGGGATTCTAGGACATGATTTCAAATTAAAAAAAAAAAATTAAAAAAAAAAAGTTATTTTAGTCATTTTAGTTTTTGAGATCTATTTCTGTGACAAAAAATTAAAAAAAACTATTCGAGAGAATTAGGGGTGTTCAATCCGGATATCGGTTCGGTTTCAGTTCGTTTTTTTCGGTTTTTCGGTATTTCGGTTAGTAAAATATAACTATCATTCTAAATCCATATTTACTTCGGTTCGGTTCGGTTTATATACCGTCGGTTTTCGGTTTATTCGGTTTTATACCAAAAAACATAATTCTTTATTTTAGGATCATATTATATGAATTTTAGAGTCTTGTTGTCAACACATTCATTTATTAAAAAATATTATAAGTTTAAATAAAAGAACAAAAATAAAAAAATGTTTCTATCATCTAATAAAATAATCAAATCTATAATTAAAATCAAAGCTCAAAATTTTGATAATAAAAATAAAAAACAAAAAATAAAACAGAAGCACGAAGCACAAAAAATAAGTTATTATATTCTTTCATATTTAGCGTTCATCAAAGTCATGTTTCTTCTATTAAATACGAAACTCTATTCGTTTATAGATAAAAAAAATTGTGAAGAATTTCCACTAATTGTTATCATCAAATTTATAATCTTTATTTCAATTTAGTCAATGCTAAATTAAAGCAAAACGATCAAAAGAAGACTAAAACAATAAGAAGCATGTTTGCGATGAATTGTTATTTAATTATAGTTCAAGTGTTTTACAAATCAGGACTATTTTATTACTGTAAAAAATATGGTAATAGTTATTAGCAAAAAAAATAACTTATGATATATTTACATGTTTCTATTTTTTGATCGGTTTTATTCGGTTTATTCGGTTTTATCGGTTATATACCGAACCATATTCAAATCCTACAGTTTTTTAAAAATAATATTCATTCGGTTTGTATGGTATATACCAAATCCAAACCATATTATCTATTTTGGTTTGGTTCGGTTCGGTACGGTTCGGTTTTGTCATATTGAACAGCCCTAGAGAGAATTACCCAATAACATAACGCATTAAATTCATCAATCTGCTGCAAAAAAAAAAAAAAAACTCTCGTTGACCTTCTCTGTTTCTTCCACAGATTGATTTGACTTAATAAATCAGAATCGAACGGCTGGTTCTCCACAATCGGCCTCGTGGCATCATGGGAGTCCTGCTCCTGAACAAGTACTTGCTGAGCAGCTACGGGTTCAAGTACCCGATCTTCCTCACCATGTGCCACATGACGTCGTGCTCCCTCCTCAGCTACGTCGCCATCGCGTGGATGAGGATGGTCCCTATGCAGACGGTTCGGTCCCGCGTCCAGCTCCTCAAGATCGCGGCGCTGAGCCTCGTGTTCTGCGTGTCGGTCGTCTTCGGGAACATCTCCCTAAGGTTTCTGCCCGTTTCGTTTAACCAGGCGATAGGGGCTACGACGCCGTTTTTCACGGCCGTGTTTGCGTATTTGATTACGTTGAAGAGGGAGGCTTGGTTGACTTACGTCACTTTGGTCCCTGTGGTTACTGGTGTTGTCATTGCTAGTGGGGTAATGTACAAATTTAAAAATGTGATCTTTCTTTTGAATTTTTGAGTTTGCTTGTGAATATTCAGATGGGTGATGATCCAATTAGTGAAATGTGTTTGTTTTATGGCTAAAGTAACAAGCTTTTAAGGAGTTGGTAATGGTTTGATTTGGTTTAGGAGCTGTGTCTTATAGGTCATACTTACAATTCACTTTAGAGAACCTTTTGGGGTTGCTCTGAGCATTAAGCTGCTGAGTTTTGTAAAGTTCGTTACTTTACCTCAACCATTTCACTATATGAACGTTATGTGATGTGTAAAAGTTTTGCCTAGAAGAGGAATTGTTCTTCGTTATGTGTGGCGTGTATGCTTATAGTCTTGACACTCTTTTCTAATTTTTGCTGAAAGTGTTTAATGAAATTTTGTTTGAAGGGAGAAGCTAAACTCCATGAATCTCCTCCTGTACATGGCTCCCATTGCTGTTGTGTTCCTTCTTTCTGCTACACTCATCATGGAGAAGAACGTTGTTGGCATTACAATCGCACTCGCCAGAGACGATTTTAGAATCGTTTGGTATCTGCTTTTCAATTCCGCCCTCGCTTATTTCGTCAACTTGACTAATTTCTTAGTCACTAAACACACAAGCGCTCTTACTCTGCAGGTAACAGCAATACATCTCTTCTATACATAATACATTACCATCATCTAAATCCATTCTGCCTCTTATAAGGGATGATGAACTTCTCTATGATAGGTGCTAGGAAACGCCAAAGGTGCAGTAGCAGTGGTGGTTTCGATTCTAATATTCAAGAATCCTGTCTCAGTGACTGGAATGTTGGGTTACTCGCTCACGGTCTGCGGAGTTATCCTCTACAGCGAAGCCAAGAAGCGAAGCAAATGACAACAGAACCTTCGTTTTATTTGTTAGGCCCCTCAGGTAAACAACACAAGACAATTTTCCTTTGCTGTGAACAAAAAACTAGGCCTGGGATTTTTCTCCGAACCGAATGGGCCGAACCGGACCGAACCGGTTTTTTCGGTTTTCGGTTTGGTTCGGTTTTCAATTCAGTATGGTTTTGAAAATTAATTCGGTTTTCGGTTCGGTTCGGTTTGATTTTCAAAAAAAAAAAAAAAAATTTAAAAACCGAAAATATCCAAAAGTAACCCAAAACACGAACCGAAAATAACCGAATAACCCAAAAATGACCGAATTTAACCGAAATAACCAAATTTAACCGAAAATATCCGAATATTTTGGAAAAATTAATCCAAAACTAACCGAAAATTTAAAAATTCGGTTATTTTCGGAAATAAAATTGAAAACCGAAATAAACCTATAGCCAAACCGAACCGAACCGAAATTTCATTCGGTTTATTTCAGAATTGTTTTTAAAAACTTCGGTTAACCGAAAACCGACGGTTCGGTTCTGTTCGGTTTCGGAAAACCGAAGTCGCAGGCCTACAAAAAACCCTTACACAGCATCTTTGGTCCATTTAACAACACCAAAGGATCAGAGTACCTAAAGCAATCATTTACAGGACTTCTCAAATAAGTTTTTTTTTTCTGCTTTGTTATTTTTTTTGTCGTAGGTTGTTGTTCCTAAGAGTAACTTCGTTTTAGTCTTTTTTGTCAGATTCTTTACATCTAGTTTTGTAATATTAACATTGATTAATTAATGGAAAAGACAGGCTTTTTCTTTCACCTGTCTGTCTGTGTATCCAACTTATGTTCTGTAGTTCCAGGATTATCTCAGGCAAAGTTCCATGAATCTTATCCAGAGACCAAGAGAGCATAGTGGCTATAATGATCCAGCCAAGCAATGATAAAAGGCCAGTTGTATGTATGTGTATCAGTGCATGTACCTATGAAAAGTAATGTGATAGATCTTCTGTTTTTAATGTCATAGAACTTTATAAAAATGTAGTGGTAACTTTATGTCAGTGGCTAAACTGACTTTTATCATATAATAAAACCAAAAATCAATAAAATCATTTATCTACTTCAATTTAATATTTTGACCATCTACTTAATTTTTTTTTTTCCTTCAAGTTTTTGTTCATTAAATAGAGAATGGGCCAGCCCAAAATCCTTACAAAAAACGGCCCACGGTCCGAATAACTAAACCAACAACAAACTAAAAGACCGGGCTTAAAGTCCAAAAGCCCGTCACCGACACTGCCCAGATCCAGAAGCACGTGTCGGCTTATCCTCTTCTTGTCTCATCCCGGCGGTTCCGCCGAACCTTGAACGGCTCTACACCGTCGAACTTGTCATGGGGAGCGTCATCAGACTAACCGAGAGTTCATCCTAATCATCACACGCCGCCTACTGGACATCTTAAGCCCGAGACTCGAGACCTCTGCTTTCCTTCTCTTGTCGTCGTCACCGTCGATGGAGAGCTTCATCTTCTACCGAGATCTCATCCATTCTGACCCGAACAACCACCCTGACGACAAGAGCCACAACGCAGCTTCCACCAAAGCCAAACTAGTAACCAAACCCCAAAAGACTACGGGTTCCAAAACCGACAGCGTAGAGCTATGTGAGCCTCTACCCTCCGGAGCCAAAACCGGCGAAGACGGAACAGAGAAAATCTCTCCTTCCTAGGAACTAGAACCGGCGGCGGCGAAACTGCGGGAACCTCCACCTCCCGGAGAAAAGCCGGCGTCGACGGATCTGTGATGGCCTCCATCTCCCGGAATCATCACTTGAACATGCAAGCCTATCTTCTCACGCCATGAGCCTCCATGCGAACGCGTCTTCCCTCCAAGCGAGGAACCACCGTTGGAGGATGGCTCCAATCCAGAGCTCAGACAAAGCTTTCGGTGACAGGCGACGAAAAAGAAGCAAAAAGAAACCTTTTTGACGGTAGGAGAAAGCTTCCGGCGACGGCACGGATGCTCACGAGCCGGCCGTACGCCGGATTCGATATCAGATCTCCTTTCTCTCACGTAAACTTATTCCCCTTGTTCAATTTAGCTAATGATGTGTCCTACCATCTACCTAATTACACTAAAAAAATCCACACAAAACATTAATTGAATTGATGAGGAAATCTGTTGAACATATTGTTGGTTGAAACCTGTCAAACACAACAAAAAGACGTTTCCCAATAAAGTAAACCGGCTTAACCGGTATAAATGAAATCGCCTTAGAGAGCCAGAAAGCTCCGTCCCGAGCGGCGCAAACGCCAAAATCACAGAGAGCGAGGCAAAAAAATTGCGATCTCCTTTTTTTTTGCAGCCACACCGCCACAATTGTGGTCTCACCAGATCGCTCTCGGATCGCTCTCACCGCTCAATTCTAATTTCCGGTAACGTTTCACGTTTTTCTTTTACAGTCGCGTTTCACGTTTTCTTCTTCTAGCTAGAGTCCATCTACAATGGCTTCTCCACCGTCTAGTGCGATTAGCGTTTCGTGCGATACCCAATTTCGCAATCGTGATGCGATGAGTGTGTGGCAAAATCGATTAGGGTAAAAGATCTGTGGATCTAGCGTCAAGAGCTAACCCTAAATTGCTTAACTGTTATGCATTTGCAATTGATATAAGTTTTTGTAATGGTTTTGTTGAGATTCAGACACTAACCAGAGGTTTAGTTCTGTGTTAAGACATGATGTGATCTTGTGTCGGAAAGAAACTGATGTTTTTTTTGTGGATACAAGTCCTGTAATGTTTCCAAGTAAAGCAATTGCAATTTAATTAGGTTATCTAGTGGGTTACATTAAGATTCAGACACTAACCGAACATGAACTTATGTTTTTTTTTTTCCCTTGTCTTAATTATATTACACGCGTATTTAGTGAAGAGTTATGAAGGGGAAAGCTGCGTGGGAACCTGAATACCACAGAGTATTCGTGGAGCTATGCGTGGAGCAGAAGCTGCGAGGGAACAAACCTGGAACGCAGCATTTATTTGAACCTTTTCAGGAGAGGACAGGGGCAAGGTTTAACAAGAAGCAGCTTAAGAATCATTGGGACACAATGTGCAAGCAGTGGAAGATTTGGCGTAGGCTTGTTCAGTGCAGCGATATGAAGTGGGACCCTGAGGCTAATACTTTCCGTGCCACTGCTGAAGACTGGGCTAACTATGTGCAGGTATGTGTGAATTTTTTGGTGTTTCTTACGGCTATATAGGCCTTGAGCGTTTGGTGTCCCGATTGGATTAGGTTCGGTTGATTTGGATTTTCCGTACTATGCTCATAAGTCCATTCGGGTTTTACTAAATTTTTGGGTTGGTTTCGGTTCGGATTGGATTATAACCAATATACCATATCGCCCAAAAATATTTTGAAAAACTAAAAAGTTGACCAAAAAAATACTCTAAAATTTATAATTTTTTTAATATATATAAATTTAACATATTTAATTAATTTTGGATATTTTCAGATTCTAATTATCCGAACCCGAAAGTAGCTAACTCTTAAGTCTCATTCAGATATTTTTTTATAACGGTTATGATCTATTTTTTCGGTTCGGGGGTTATGGTTCGGTCTTCGGTTTGTGGTAAAACGTCCCTGGACTAAAGCTATGCATGAGATGATTTGTTGTTTGGATTTAATCATAGGTGAATCCTGATGCTAGTACGTTTCGGTTGAGTCCTCCTTTGTATCTCAAGAAGCTAGAGATTATCTTTGAAGGCAATAACGTAGGAGATGATGAAGGTGGTTCCAGTAAATGCAAGAGGAAGCGAAGAAGCAGGCATCATCATCATGAACAAGAAGTTGATACTGGATATGATGATGATGATCACGATATGCAGATAGCGTCTAATTTCTCAACTCATCATGATATGAAGATTGAATCTGATTTCTCAACGACTCATTCCAAAGGGTACTGGTCACCAGCCACACACGAGCTGTTTCTGGACTTGTTGGTCCAAGAGACTTACAAAGGAAACAGACCTAACACACATTATCCAAAGGAAAGCTGGAGACTGATGCTTGAGACCATTAATCAAAACACTGGGAAAAAGTACACAAGATCTCAGTTGAAAAACCACTGGGATTGTACTAGGAAGGCCTGGAAGATATGGTGTCAACTCATTGGTGCTCCTATCATGAAATGGGATCCAAATACTTGTACTTTCGGTGCATCAGAAGAGGATTGGAGAATCTATTTAGAGGTAAAAAAACTACTCCTTCCGTTTCACTAAGATAAATGTTTTAGAAAAATATACGTTTTATGTTTTCTACACAAAAATTGGAAGCTTCAAAAAAAAAATATTACTAAAATTACTAATTTTATAATAGCGATTTAATGTGTATATTGATCATTGCAAAAATTATCAATGATTTTTAATAAATTTACTAAAAAATTGTATATTTACTAAATTTACTAAAAATTATTAGAAATTGATCATTGCAAAAATATAATGCATTTATAATAGCGATTTAATGTTTTTTTTTAATGTGTGAAAACACTAAAAAATCTATCTTTAAAAAACCGAAGTAGTATTTTGGTAAGTGTTTGGAGTTTTTCTTTTTATCAAAAAAGCTGTTTCATCTTTTTGTCGGGAACCCAAGTGTTTGGAGCTGAGGACAAGATTAGAATATTTTATTTCTGTTTTTTTTTTATATACAGGAGAACCCTAGAGCTACACAGTTCAGAAGGAAACAAGTTCCTTGCGCTGACAAACTAGCAATCATCTTTAAAGGAGTTATTGAACCTGGAAAAGCTGACTTCCGTCCTTACCGCAAGAAACTACGAGACCATTCCGAGTCACCACAGCTGCTACATGACCCAACGCCACTATCAACTCTCTACATAAACGAGCCAGTCACAGGAAGTGAAGATGGAGATGATGATGATGACGAAGATGCTGATGATAATGATGACTATGATGGTGAGCCTACTCATACTCCTCATCGCAGGAGACTTGGTTTTGCAGAGTCTCGGTTACAAGATGTTGAGATTGGAACTCCAGTATTTAACTCGTTGGAGGCCAAGAGGATGAGGGAGAGTCCGTTGGTTTCGGCTAAGCAATGCGAGTATACTATTGGTGAATGTATTGAGCGTTTGGATTCGATGGAAGAGGTTGAGCCAGGGAGTGATCTTTACATGTTTGCGTTGGATTTGTTTCTGAGGAAAGAGTACAGAGAGATCTTCTTGCAGTTGAAGAAAGCAAGTTTGAGAATCTCTTGGCTGCTTAGGCTTCAGGCTGGTCCTCCTACTCATGCTGCTTAAGTTCCTCCTTTAACTATGATCTCCCTGTTTATGTGTGTGATTAAGCAAAACTGTTTATTTATCTTTTCAGTGATGACAGTTTTTTTTTGTAATGTTTGTTGGTAATATCTAAAGTATGTTGGAGTAACCTAGAGCAATGTATAATATCTTTCAACATTTTGAGATATTAATTAGTAGTCTTTTAGATTTCCTAAAGGCTAAAAGATATCTTCATCTATCTGCTTATTGAGCTTTGAGGAATGTAATATGGAAAAGAATTGTTTGTTTACTTGTTATTCAAGAAAGAGTCAATAGCTGGTTTGGTAGAGCTGTAACAATTTCAAAGCGTGATAGTATATTTGCTTAAATTAAACTTTGGTTTGGTAGACCTGTAATAACAAAAGCTGGTTGAGTTTCTTGGATTTTTCTGTTTAAGGAAAGTAATTTGTAAGTCTCCTAAATATCAAACAAGTAAAAAACTTGTAGTGGAGGGAGATAGTGGGACTTAATGTACTTTAGCTTCTTGACTCTGTCATACTTTGCGGAAAAATATCTTCACCGACATATATAGTAACTACGGAACAGTCATCATTTATGTCAATAAACTACAGTGCGTTTTCTGAATAAATGTAAAACTATTATTCAATCAAAAGTCTAGGTTAGATTAAATTCTGCTTTGTCGTTAAGAATTTATGAAAGCCAAAAATACAGAGATGAAACAGAGTAATAATAATTTGAGAAGCAAAATAAACTCCAAAATAAAAATACGCGCCAGATAGGGGTCGAACCTACGGCCTTCTGCTTAGGAAACAGACGCTCTATCCACTGAGCTACAGGCGCTCTTGTTCTTCCTATCTATCTTATTTTAATATGTATTCTATAATCTGTGTGGACTAGAAAAAAAAGACGATATCAATTCGTATTATTAAATCCTTTCCGACAAAAATGAACCGCAAGAATCTGAGTGGTGCCATTCGCTTTTCTCCAATC
This sequence is a window from Brassica oleracea var. oleracea cultivar TO1000 chromosome C1, BOL, whole genome shotgun sequence. Protein-coding genes within it:
- the LOC106327267 gene encoding probable sugar phosphate/phosphate translocator At3g11320 isoform X4, coding for MGVLLLNKYLLSSYGFKYPIFLTMCHMTSCSLLSYVAIAWMRMVPMQTVRSRVQLLKIAALSLVFCVSVVFGNISLRFLPVSFNQAIGATTPFFTAVFAYLITLKREAWLTYVTLVPVVTGVVIASGVMEKLNSMNLLLYMAPIAVVFLLSATLIMEKNVVGITIALARDDFRIVWCSSSGGFDSNIQESCLSDWNVGLLAHGLRSYPLQRSQEAKQMTTEPSFYLLGPSGKVP
- the LOC106327267 gene encoding probable sugar phosphate/phosphate translocator At3g11320 isoform X1, whose amino-acid sequence is MGVLLLNKYLLSSYGFKYPIFLTMCHMTSCSLLSYVAIAWMRMVPMQTVRSRVQLLKIAALSLVFCVSVVFGNISLRFLPVSFNQAIGATTPFFTAVFAYLITLKREAWLTYVTLVPVVTGVVIASGVMEKLNSMNLLLYMAPIAVVFLLSATLIMEKNVVGITIALARDDFRIVWYLLFNSALAYFVNLTNFLVTKHTSALTLQVLGNAKGAVAVVVSILIFKNPVSVTGMLGYSLTVCGVILYSEAKKRSK
- the LOC106327267 gene encoding probable sugar phosphate/phosphate translocator At3g11320 isoform X3, with protein sequence MGVLLLNKYLLSSYGFKYPIFLTMCHMTSCSLLSYVAIAWMRMVPMQTVRSRVQLLKIAALSLVFCVSVVFGNISLRFLPVSFNQAIGATTPFFTAVFAYLITLKREAWLTYVTLVPVVTGVVIASGVMEKLNSMNLLLYMAPIAVVFLLSATLIMEKNVVGITIALARDDFRIVWCSSSGGFDSNIQESCLSDWNVGLLAHGLRSYPLQRSQEAKQMTTEPSFYLLGPSGLSQAKFHESYPETKRA
- the LOC106327267 gene encoding probable sugar phosphate/phosphate translocator At3g11320 isoform X2, with amino-acid sequence MGVLLLNKYLLSSYGFKYPIFLTMCHMTSCSLLSYVAIAWMRMVPMQTVRSRVQLLKIAALSLVFCVSVVFGNISLRFLPVSFNQAIGATTPFFTAVFAYLITLKREAWLTYVTLVPVVTGVVIASGVMEKLNSMNLLLYMAPIAVVFLLSATLIMEKNVVGITIALARDDFRIVWCSSSGGFDSNIQESCLSDWNVGLLAHGLRSYPLQRSQEAKQMTTEPSFYLLGPSVPGLSQAKFHESYPETKRA
- the LOC106325902 gene encoding L10-interacting MYB domain-containing protein; the protein is MKGKAAWEPEYHRVFVELCVEQKLRGNKPGTQHLFEPFQERTGARFNKKQLKNHWDTMCKQWKIWRRLVQCSDMKWDPEANTFRATAEDWANYVQVNPDASTFRLSPPLYLKKLEIIFEGNNVGDDEGGSSKCKRKRRSRHHHHEQEVDTGYDDDDHDMQIASNFSTHHDMKIESDFSTTHSKGYWSPATHELFLDLLVQETYKGNRPNTHYPKESWRLMLETINQNTGKKYTRSQLKNHWDCTRKAWKIWCQLIGAPIMKWDPNTCTFGASEEDWRIYLEENPRATQFRRKQVPCADKLAIIFKGVIEPGKADFRPYRKKLRDHSESPQLLHDPTPLSTLYINEPVTGSEDGDDDDDEDADDNDDYDGEPTHTPHRRRLGFAESRLQDVEIGTPVFNSLEAKRMRESPLVSAKQCEYTIGECIERLDSMEEVEPGSDLYMFALDLFLRKEYREIFLQLKKASLRISWLLRLQAGPPTHAA